From a single Arachis hypogaea cultivar Tifrunner chromosome 3, arahy.Tifrunner.gnm2.J5K5, whole genome shotgun sequence genomic region:
- the LOC112791339 gene encoding malate dehydrogenase 2, peroxisomal isoform X1, protein MEARAAANHRIARITSHLQPPNFKDGGDVLVERAECRAKGGAPGFKVAILGAAGGIGQSLSLLMKINPLVSVLHLYDVVNTPGVTADVSHMDTGAVVRGFLGQPQLEGALTGMDLVIIPAGVPRKPGMTRDDLFKINAGIVKTLCEGIAKFCPNAIVNLISNPVNSTVAIAAEVFKRAGTYDPKRLLGVTTLDVVRANTFVAEVLGVDPREVDVPVVGGHAGVTILPLLSQVKPPSSFTAEEVEYLTNRIQNGGTEVVEAKAGAGSATLSMAYAAAKFADACLRGLKGEAGVVECSFVQSQVTELPFFATKVRLGRGGAEEVFQLGPLNEYERIGLEKAKQELAGSIQKGIDFIRK, encoded by the exons ATGGAAGCACGTGCAGCGGCTAATCATCGTATTGCAAGAATCACCTCTCATCTTCAGCCACCCAATTTCAAG GATGGTGGTGATGTTCTTGTTGAGAGGGCTGAGTGCAGGGCAAAAGGAGGGGCACCGGGATTCAAGGTAGCAATCTTGGGGGCTGCTGGTGGAATTGGCCAATCCCTATCTTTGCTGATGAAGATTAATCCCTTGGTCTCAGTTCTTCATCTCTATGATGTTGTTAACACCCCTGGTGTCACTGCTGATGTTAGTCATATGGACACTGGTGCTGTG GTTCGCGGCTTTCTGGGGCAGCCGCAACTTGAGGGCGCACTCACTGGGATGGACCTGGTAATTATACCTGCTGGTGTCCCAAGGAAACCCGGGATGACAAGGGATGATTTGTTTAAGATAAATGCTGGAATTGTGAAGACCCTTTGTGAAGGAATTGCCAAGTTCTGTCCCAATGCAATTGTCAACTTGATTAGCAATCCAGTGAACTCCACTGTTGCAATTGCTGCTGAGGTTTTCAAAAGAGCTGGTACCTATGATCCAAAGCGGCTGCTAGGTGTTACAACCCTGGATGTTGTGAGGGCAAATACTTTTGTG GCAGAGGTACTTGGAGTGGATCCAAGAGAGGTTGATGTTCCAGTGGTGGGAGGCCATGCAGGAGTCACAATACTGCCTCTTTTGTCGCAG GTTAAGCCTCCTAGTAGCTTCACTGCAGAAGAAGTTGAATACCTGACAAATCGCATCCAAAATGGTGGAACGGAAGTTGTTGAG GCAAAAGCTGGAGCTGGTTCTGCAACACTATCAATG GCATATGCAGCTGCCAAGTTTGCTGACGCATGCCTCCGTGGCTTGAAGGGAGAAGCCGGAGTGGTGGAATGTTCTTTTGTGCAGTCCCAG GTGACGGAACTTCCCTTCTTCGCAACCAAGGTACGTCTTGGTCGCGGTGGAGCAGAAGAGGTATTTCAACTTGGTCCCCTGAATGAGTATGAAAG GATTGGATTGGAGAAAGCAAAGCAAGAGTTAGCAGGAAGCATCCAGAAGGGGATAGATTTCATCAGAAAATAA
- the LOC112791341 gene encoding squalene monooxygenase SE1 yields the protein MEYQYLVGVGGILVSTLVFLFAVYSFSEKRKITGSSSSIYVKFKGGSAAEASQDGGAYTQEAEESRDVIIVGAGVAGAALAYTLGKDGRQVHVIERDLNEPDRIVGELLQPGGYLKLLELGLQDCVDQIDAQKVFGYALYKDGKNTRLSYPLENFDSDVSGRSFHNGRFIQRMREKASSLPNVKLEQGTVTSLLEENGTIKGVHYKTKSGQEFIAKAPLTIVCDGCFSNLRRSLCNPQVEVPSHFVGLVLENCNLPYANHGHVILGDPSPILFYPISSTEIRCLVDVPGQKLPSVGNGDMAHYLKTVVAPQVPGELYNSFIAAVDKGNIRTMPNRSMPAWPYPTPGALLMGDAFNMRHPLTGGGMTVALSDIVVLRDLLKPLHDLHDAASLCNYLESFYTLRKPVASTINTLAGALYKVFCASPDPARKEMRQACFDYLSLGGVFSNGPIALLSGLNPRPLSLVAHFFAVAIYGVGRLLIPFPSPNRIWIGARLISGASGIIFPIIKAEGVRQMFFPATVPAYYRTPPIHSHH from the exons ATGGAATATCAGTATCTTGTGGGAGTGGGAGGGATCTTGGTTAGCACTTTGGTGTTTTTGTTTGCGGTCTATAGTTTTTCAGAGAAGAGGAAGATCACCGGTTCAAGTTCATCAATATATGTTAAGTTTAAAGGAGGGTCTGCAGCAGAGGCATCACAAGATGGAGGAGCATACACTCAAGAGGCTGAAGAAAGCAGAGATGTTATCATTGTCGGCGCCGGAGTTGCCGGTGCAGCTCTTGCTTACACGCTTGGAAAG GATGGAAGGCAAGTGCATGTGATTGAAAGAGACTTGAATGAACCTGACAGAATTGTTGGTGAATTGCTTCAGCCTGGGGGATATCTCAAGTTACTTGAATTGGGTCTTCAGG ATTGTGTAGACCAGATTGATGCTCAGAAAGTGTTTGGCTATGCTCTTTACAAGGATGGAAAGAACACCAGGCTGTCTTATCCCTTGGAAAATTTTGACAGTGATGTTTCTGGTAGAAGCTTTCACAACGGCCGCTTCATTCAGAGAATGCGAGAAAAGGCTTCATCTCTTCCAAA TGTAAAATTGGAGCAAGGAACTGTCACATCTCTACTTGAAGAAAATGGAACCATCAAAGGTGTGCACTATAAAACCAAGAGTGGACAAGAGTTCATAGCAAAGGCTCCCCTGACCATAGTATGTGATGGATGCTTTTCCAATTTGAGGCGTTCTCTTTGCAATCCCCAG GTTGAAGTACCTTCTCATTTTGTAGGCCTTGTCCTAGAGAATTGCAACCTGCCATATGCAAATCATGGACATGTTATCTTGGGTGATCCTTCACCAATTCTGTTTTATCCAATCAGCAGCACCGAGATTCGATGTTTGGTTGATGTGCCTGGCCAAAAATTACCTTCTGTTGGTAATGGTGATATGGCTCATTATTTGAAAACTGTGGTAGCTCCTCAG GTTCCTGGAGAGTTGTATAATTCTTTTATAGCAGCAGTTGATAAGGGTAACATAAGAACAATGCCAAATAGAAGCATGCCTGCTTGGCCTTACCCCACTCCCGGCGCGCTTCTGATGGGAGATGCCTTCAATATGCGCCACCCTTTAACCGGAGGAGGAATGACCGTGGCCTTGTCTGACATTGTTGTGCTAAGGGATCTACTTAAGCCTCTGCATGATCTCCATGATGCTGCTTCTCTTTGCAACTATCTTGAATCTTTCTACACCTTGCGCAAG CCAGTGGCATCTACAATAAACACTTTAGCTGGTGCATTATACAAGGTGTTTTGTGCATCACCTGATCCTGCTAGGAAAGAAATGCGCCAGGCATGTTTTGATTATCTGAGCCTTGGAGGTGTTTTCTCAAATGGACCAATAGCTCTACTATCCGGCCTAAATCCGCGGCCGCTCAGCCTGGTCGCTCATTTCTTTGCTGTTGCTATATATGGTGTCGGCCGCCTGCTGATACCATTTCCTTCTCCCAATCGGATTTGGATCGGAGCTAGACTGATTTCA GGTGCATCAGGCATCATTTTCCCCATTATCAAGGCCGAAGGAGTAAGACAAATGTTCTTCCCTGCAACTGTGCCGGCATATTACAGAACCCCTCCTATTCATTCCCATCATTGA
- the LOC112791340 gene encoding transcription factor bHLH25 yields the protein MDISSLRGLTDLEIMEDPTYLHQWHLSSIYEPTLLPIVAAFGETLQQHSFSHPSFNSKTSMETSLSNIDRPTKHLKNNSWCPTKTPSEAQFASCSTLLSFVDPNYINQLEVVKSKDEMVCPKMNDTTPKDMNFQGTLGNQYVFEASQATKHVGPRSRLSQPQDHIIAERKRREKLSQRFIALSALVPGLQKTDKASVLGDAIKYLKQLQEKVKALEEEQNKRKAVESVVFVKKSQLSNDAEDASLEYEGIFHEALPEIEARFCDKNVLVRIHCEKNRGVVEKSINQIEKLHLKVTNSSAMTFGSWALDITIIAQMEKGFCMTVKELVRNLRSAFASII from the exons ATGGATATTTCTTCACTCAGAGGGTTAACTGATCTG GAAATAATGGAAGATCCTACCTATCTTCATCAGTGGCATTTGAGCTCTATTTATGAGCCTACTTTACTTCCGATTGTTGCTGCTTTTGGAGAGACTTTACAGCAACATTCATTCTCTCATCCCAGTTTCAACTCCAAAACTTCCATGGAAACTTCACTTTCTAACATTGACAGACCTACAAAACATCTCAAGAACAATAGCTGGTGTCCAACTAAAACTCCATCCGAGGCACAATTTGCTTCTTGCTCAACTCTTCTTTCATTTGTGGATCCCAATTATATAAACCAGTTGGAAGTGGTGAAGTCTAAGGATGAGATGGTTTGTCCTAAAATGAATGACACAACTCCTAAAGACATGAACTTTCAAGGAACATTAGGAAATCAATATGTGTTCGAAGCTAGTCAGGCGACTAAGCATGTAGGGCCACGTTCTAGACTTTCTCAACCTCAAGACCACATAATAGCCGAAAGGAAGCGTCGAGAGAAGCTCAGTCAACGGTTCATTGCTCTATCTGCCCTTGTTCCTGGACTACAGAAG ACAGACAAAGCTTCTGTTCTTGGAGATGCTATCAAATACTTAAAGCAATTgcaagagaaggtgaaggctcTTGAGGAAGAACAGAACAAGAGAAAAGCTGTGGAATCTgtagtatttgtgaaaaaatctCAATTATCCAATGATGCAGAAGACGCTTCTTTAGAATATGAGGGTATCTTCCATGAGGCATTACCTGAAATTGAAGCAAGATTCTGTGATAAAAATGTTCTCGTAAGAATCCACTGCGAGAAGAACAGAGGAGTTGTAGAAAAATCAATCAATCAAATTGAGAAACTCCATCTAAAAGTTACCAATAGCAGTGCCATGACATTTGGGAGCTGGGCCTTAGATATAACTATTATTGCTCAG ATGGAAAAGGGATTTTGCATGACAGTGAAGGAGCTTGTGAGAAACCTGCGCTCAGCTTTTGCATCTATCATTTGA
- the LOC112791339 gene encoding malate dehydrogenase 2, peroxisomal isoform X2 — translation MEARAAANHRIARITSHLQPPNFKDGGDVLVERAECRAKGGAPGFKVAILGAAGGIGQSLSLLMKINPLVSVLHLYDVVNTPGVTADVSHMDTGAVVRGFLGQPQLEGALTGMDLVIIPAGVPRKPGMTRDDLFKINAGIVKTLCEGIAKFCPNAIVNLISNPVNSTVAIAAEVFKRAGTYDPKRLLGVTTLDVVRANTFVAEVLGVDPREVDVPVVGGHAGVTILPLLSQVKPPSSFTAEEVEYLTNRIQNGGTEVVEAKAGAGSATLSMAYAAAKFADACLRGLKGEAGVVECSFVQSQVPCSSPYFIAHNVTQSKVLMLNT, via the exons ATGGAAGCACGTGCAGCGGCTAATCATCGTATTGCAAGAATCACCTCTCATCTTCAGCCACCCAATTTCAAG GATGGTGGTGATGTTCTTGTTGAGAGGGCTGAGTGCAGGGCAAAAGGAGGGGCACCGGGATTCAAGGTAGCAATCTTGGGGGCTGCTGGTGGAATTGGCCAATCCCTATCTTTGCTGATGAAGATTAATCCCTTGGTCTCAGTTCTTCATCTCTATGATGTTGTTAACACCCCTGGTGTCACTGCTGATGTTAGTCATATGGACACTGGTGCTGTG GTTCGCGGCTTTCTGGGGCAGCCGCAACTTGAGGGCGCACTCACTGGGATGGACCTGGTAATTATACCTGCTGGTGTCCCAAGGAAACCCGGGATGACAAGGGATGATTTGTTTAAGATAAATGCTGGAATTGTGAAGACCCTTTGTGAAGGAATTGCCAAGTTCTGTCCCAATGCAATTGTCAACTTGATTAGCAATCCAGTGAACTCCACTGTTGCAATTGCTGCTGAGGTTTTCAAAAGAGCTGGTACCTATGATCCAAAGCGGCTGCTAGGTGTTACAACCCTGGATGTTGTGAGGGCAAATACTTTTGTG GCAGAGGTACTTGGAGTGGATCCAAGAGAGGTTGATGTTCCAGTGGTGGGAGGCCATGCAGGAGTCACAATACTGCCTCTTTTGTCGCAG GTTAAGCCTCCTAGTAGCTTCACTGCAGAAGAAGTTGAATACCTGACAAATCGCATCCAAAATGGTGGAACGGAAGTTGTTGAG GCAAAAGCTGGAGCTGGTTCTGCAACACTATCAATG GCATATGCAGCTGCCAAGTTTGCTGACGCATGCCTCCGTGGCTTGAAGGGAGAAGCCGGAGTGGTGGAATGTTCTTTTGTGCAGTCCCAGGTGCCATGTTCAAGTCCTTATTTCATTGCACA TAATGTAACACAAAGTAAAGTTCTGATGTTAAATACTTAA
- the LOC112781686 gene encoding uncharacterized protein yields MELMEDHTFVVGQEFPDVKAFRNAIKEAAIAQHFELRIIKSDLIRYFAKCASDGCPWRIRAVKLPNSPTFTIRSLEGTHTCGRNAHNGHHQASVDWIVGFIEERLRENINYKPKDILHDIQKQYGITIPYKQAWRAKERGLAAIYGSSEEGYCLLPSYCEQIKKTNPGSVAEVFTTGPDNRFQRLFVSFHASIHGFLNGCLPIVGFGGIQLKSKYLSTLLSATSFDADGGLFPLAFGVVDVENDDSWTWFLSELHKALELNNGSIPKIIFLSDGQKGIVDAVRRKFPNSSHAFCLRHLSESIGKVFKNSRLVHLLLQSAYATTTASFKEKMADIEEISPEAAKWLQQFHPSQWALVYSEGTRYGHLSSNIEEFNRWILETRELPIIQVIERIHSKLKSEFDERRSIGSSWCSVLAPSAERRISEAVSQAPTYQVLRSDEVEFEVLSTDRSDIVNIGSHSCSCRDWQLYGIPCSHAVAALISCRKDVYSFTMKCFTVTSYRETYSKEIQPLPGKLEWRKTEESAMEDDIIVVRPPKFRRPPGRPEKKRMCVEVLNREKHTVHCSRCNQTGHYKTTCKADMIKMINSI; encoded by the coding sequence ATGGAACTGATGGAAGACCACACTTTTGTTGTTGGTCAAGAATTCCCTGATGTGAAGGCATTCCGGAATGCAATTAAAGAAGCTGCTATTGCACAGCATTTTGAGCTTCGTATTATCAAAAGTGACCTGATTCGCTACTTTGCTAAGTGTGCCTCAGATGGCTGTCCATGGCGAATCCGTGCTGTCAAGCTACCTAATTCCCCAACATTTACTATACGAAGTCTCGAAGGAACCCATACATGTGGGAGAAATGCTCACAATGGCCACCACCAGGCTTCTGTTGATTGGATTGTGGGTTTTATAGAAGAAAGGTTGCGAGAAAACATTAATTATAAGCCGAAAGATATCTTACACGATATCCAGAAACAATATGGTATAACTATACCATATAAGCAAGCTTGGCGTGCTAAGGAGCGGGGACTTGCGGCAATCTATGGTTCTTCTGAAGAAGGGTATTGCCTGCTCCCTTCATATTGTGAACAGATAAAGAAAACAAACCCTGGAAGTGTTGCAGAGGTGTTTACCACTGGTCCAGATAACCGCTTTCAGAGGCTTTTTGTTTCCTTTCATGCATCAATCCATGGTTTCCTTAATGGTTGTTTGCCTATTGTTGGGTTTGGTGGAATCCAGCTGAAGAGTAAATACCTTAGCACATTGCTTTCAGCGACTTCTTTTGATGCTGATGGAGGTTTGTTTCCACTAGCATTTGGTGTTGTCGATGTTGAAAATGATGACAGCTGGACATGGTTCCTGTCTGAGTTGCATAAGGCACTTGAGTTGAATAATGGAAGCATACCAAAGATTATATTTTTGTCAGATGGGCAAAAAGGTATTGTGGATGCAGTGAGAAGGAAGTTTCCAAACTCGTCTCATGCATTCTGCTTGCGTCACTTAAGCGAAAGCATTGGCAAGGTGTTCAAGAATTCTAGGCTTGTCCACCTTCTGTTGCAGTCTGCATACGCCACCACAACCGCTTCGTTCAAAGAAAAAATGGCCGACATAGAGGAGATCTCTCCCGAAGCTGCTAAATGGTTACAGCAATTTCATCCCTCCCAATGGGCCCTTGTGTATTCTGAAGGGACTCGATATGGCCATCTATCCTCTAATATTGAGGAGTTCAACAGATGGATTCTTGAAACCAGAGAGTTACCAATTATCCAGGTGATTGAGAGGATTCATAGCAAGCTTAAGAGTGAGTTTGATGAGAGGCGATCGATAGGCAGTTCATGGTGTTCTGTACTTGCCCCATCAGCTGAGAGGCGAATCTCTGAAGCTGTTAGTCAGGCACCTACATATCAAGTCCTTAGATCAGATGAAGTAGAGTTTGAAGTTCTTTCCACTGATCGATCAGACATTGTAAATATTGGTAGCCATAGCTGTTCCTGCCGTGATTGGCAGCTATATGGGATCCCATGCTCCCATGCAGTTGCTGCTCTTATTTCATGTCGAAAGGATGTCTATTCATTTACCATGAAGTGCTTCACTGTTACAAGTTACAGAGAAACATATTCCAAGGAAATACAACCCCTCCCAGGAAAGCTTGAATGGAGAAAAACAGAAGAGTCTGCCATGGAGGATGATATCATCGTTGTAAGACCACCAAAATTCAGGAGACCACCAGGCCGCCCTGAAAAGAAACGAATGTGTGTGGAGGTCCTTAACCGTGAGAAGCATACAGTGCATTGTAGTCGGTGTAATCAAACTGGACATTACAAGACAACTTGCAAAGCAGACATGATCAAGATGATCAATAGCATATAA